The Aliidiomarina minuta nucleotide sequence GCGAAATAACACCGTTAATGGAACCCGCCTCAATTGACGAATTTTATCTGGATTTAACCGATAACCCAATGTGTAATGGTAGTGCATCGCTAACCATGGAGCTTATCCGCGATGAGATCCGGGCAATGGGCGTGCCGGGTTCAGCTGGTATCTCGAATCAAAAAATGGTCGCCAAAATAGCTTCTGAGGAAAATAAGCCAGACGGCCAATATCTGGTGACTCCAAACCAGGTATTGCAGTATATCGGTCAGCTGGGCTTAAAGCGTATCCCTGGCGTTGGTCCTAAAAGCCTGGAGCGCCTGCAACAATCCGGGCTACATACTGGCGCGGATATCCAGCAAATTACGCTGACTAAGCTGCAGAATATTCTAGGGGAACGTTCCGGTTACCTTTTGCATCAACGTTGCATGGGCATTGATGAACGCCCGGTGGTTACCCATCGCATACGTAAAAGTGTCGGTGTCGAAGAAACACTGCGTATCAATCTGAATAACTTAAGAGCAATAGAGGAATTCACCGAACGAGAGTTATTGCCATCATTAAAAAAACGCTTAAAGATAAACCGCTGGCAGGACACCCGCATAAAAACCCAAACCGTAAAACTTAAATTTACTGACTTCCAGCAAACCACAGTCAGTCGCGCCAGCAACCGGGTCTCCCCTTCAGTCTTTTATCAATTACTCAAAGAGGCCTGGGAACGCAGTCACCATCGCGCAGTTCGTCTGGTCGGTCTTAGTGTTACCCTGCCGGATCCGGATCGATCCCGGCAACTGGAGCTGGATCTGGAATAGTTACCCCTCTGCATTCGCCACGGAAATCCTGCCATGGCCAACCGAGCTCTTTCAACAGATGGCTGCCACCTTCCAGCTTATCCAATGTCCATAACAGATAACGGATATCTACATGAATACTACCCTGTTTCGCCTCGCTATAATGCCAGTCATTGATTACCGACTCCGCAGTGCTATCGAAGATCAATCCGACTAACTCAGCATTCTGATTAAAAGTAGCAGCCCCTGAACTTCCCCCGGTAGCGTCCAGATTACTCAAAAAGTTAACCGGAACTGACTGCAGTTCAGCATCGGCATAACAACCCCAATCCTGCTGCTGAATCAGCTCTTTTTGTTGCTCTGGAATTTGCGATGGAGGTTCTGCCTGTTGCAACAACGTATTAAGCGAGGTAAACGCAGGTGCCTGCATGACAGACCCCTGACTCATGCGTAAGGTCCGATTCGCATTATAGCTAAAGCTAAAATCCTGACTTTCATGCCAATTTTTCACTGCCAACATATATTTGCCATTCGCAAACTGATGCTGACCACGCCACTCTCTTTCCCGGAGGCCCAGCTGGACCCGCTCCTGATAACTTTCAGCAGCAAAAACCAACCAGGGATCAGAACTGCGCTGTAAGTGCTTAAGATCTCGTTGCATCCAGTAAAGTCTTATCGGCACATGGTCTAACTGACTATTGCTGTATAACTTCTTTACCTGCTGTTCAAGCTCAAGTTGCGTAGGTTCTTCGCTGAGCCGGAAAAAATCATTCACACTCTTTAACTGTTGTTCCTCGGGGAGTTCCATATGTCGAACCAGGAGTTGCGCTAATAACTGAGCTTCAACTCGCGAATCAAACTGGCTGGCCTGACTACTCATTACGTTGCGCATAGTCTGCATGTCCCGCGGCTGAAAACCGCCAGTACGCTGCTCAGGAGGTCGTTGTTTTTCGTAAGCAAGGCGATACAAGTGCCTGCCAATCCGAGGCAGTTGCAATTGATCAAAGAAGCTTAGCCAGAGTTGTTGTGCCTGAAAGTGACTTTGCTCAGCCAGCAACTCGTCCATTAAAGTCAGTGCTTCTTCATAATCACCGCGATTTGGCTGCTGCGCTATCCAGTTTTTTATCTGCTGATGCTCAGCATCCCGTTGCAATAAAACCTGTTCGTTCTCGTACCCTGACAACATAGCCTGGTAGTTTTTACTTCGGTTACTAAGCCGTTGCAATAGGGGCGCATATTGTATTCGGCGCTCACTTCCAGAAGGAGAAAGCCCTTTAATTAACTGCTGCCATTGCTCAAGGTATTGCAAAGCCGAAGGGTAGTAGTGCGCAAACTGGTAGCTCAACTGAGAGGGCGAACGATAACGCTGAGTAATACCTGGATAACCAGCTGCCACTAAAGCATCGCCCGCTCTCAGAGGTGTCTCGCTGAGCGCAATAAAGCGCTCTGGCTGGTAAGGTCGGTTTGTGGCAGCAGGTTCAGAAGATAATCCACTCTCGCCTACATATAAACGCAGTAACGCAAAATCACCCGCATGCCGTGGCCACTGCCAGTTATCCCGCTCACCCCCGTAATAACCGATTTCAGCAGCGGGCACATACACAAGGCGCACATCATCAAAACGCTGCTCTCTGATAAGCTGGTAGCTTAGGCCGTCATTAAACTCAACCAGTCGACATACTACTCCAGCTTCACGCTCACACTCAGCGACTAAATGATCCCTGGTTTGCAGGTATCGGTTGAAACGGGCACGCCCACGCAACCGGTCCCCCACGGCTTCATTTACAATGTCTGTAACATCACGCTGACTTAATGTCCGGCTAACGTAGAAATCTGCTGGTAAAGCCAGTTCCGATTCAGTAGTACCCGCAAGGTAGCCCTCATCGAAAATGTCCGGCTCAGCTGAGAAAAGGTAAGGCAGCGAATCCAGGAGGCAATGATAATTGGTTAGCAGTAACCCGTGGGCTGATATCAGCGCAGCTGAACAAGAGCCCGCCTGCATTACACTATGCAATGGCAGGCTTGCAGCTAGTTCAGGCCGCTGCTGTGATGTCCATAGTCCCTCATTCGCAGTGGCCTGATTCATTAGCAGACTAAACAGACTACCTATAGCCCAGATTACATATCGCACAAACTTTGCCACCTTACCTATTTCTAGCTTTATGATAAGCTCCGCTCAACTTTGCTAACGAATGAACGTGCTATGAAACTAATTCTAAAACTAATCGCCGGCATCCTGGCTGGTATTCTTATTGGATTGTGGGCCCCGGAATGGGTTAATCGCCTTTTATTAACCTTTAAAGGGCTATTCGGTGAGCTACTGACCTTTACCATTCCATTGCTTATTCTGTTTTTCATTACCAGTGGCATCGCCAACTTACCGCAAAAATCCGGTCACTTACTGAGCCGTACTCTGGGCATGGCCTACGGATCTACTATTGTAGCTGGTTTATTAGCATATTTTATAACCTCAGCCATAGTACCACAGCTCACAGGCAGCGCGGCAGAAGTAAGTGCTAACGGCGCGCTTCCACTAACAGCCTTTCTGGAGCTGGAAATTCCACCTCTATTAAGTGTTATGACAGCGCTGGCTACCGCCTTTATTTTTGGTATTGGTATCTCTGCTCTGCAAGCTAAAGGGTTAAAGAGCGTCACTGATGAAGGCCGCAATATTATTGAGCTTTTACTGAGTAAAGTGATTATTCCGTTGCTACCTTTCTATATCGCCGGAGTTTTCGCTGAATTGGCCTTAACCGGTACCGTATTCGATACTCTGCAGACCTTTGGTATTATTCTGGTAATGGCCGTAGCCATGCACTGGTTATGGCTTACCGCCATTTTCGTGGCAACCGGACTGGCGCTGGGTAGTTCGCCTCTGCTCCTGATAAAAAACATGCTCCCAGCTTATTTTACCGCGCTGGGAACCATGTCCAGTGCAGCGACTATTCCGGTCTCGCTGCAGGCCACCAGGAACAACGGCGTACGTAAACATATAGCCAACTTTACCGTGCCTTTATGCGCCACCACTCATTTGTCAGGTTCTATTATTACCATTACCACTTGTGCAATTGCAGTCATGACCATGAGTCAGGGCCTGGCCATTCCCAGTTTCACCGAAATACTGCCCTTCATTCTGATGCTTGGGGTGGTCATGCTAGCGGCTCCAGGCGTTCCTGGCGGGGCTGTCATGTCAGCCTTAGGCTTACTAACCAGCATGCTGGGTTTTGGCGAAGCCGCCGTAGCCCTGATGATTGCTCTCTACATGGCGCAGGATAGCTTGGGTACTGCCTGTAACGTAACTGGTGACGGTGCCATTGCGCTGTGGGTCGATAAGTTCGCCGGAGAACAGCCTAAAGACCAATAAGCGATGCTTTTGTGCAAATAATCTGCTACCATGCTGCGCTTTTCAAATCCCAACGAAAAGCGCAGCATGCGCTAAAGCGAGGCAACATCCATGGCATCTGTTTTGATTCTGATGGGTTCGACGTCTGACTGGCCAGTAATGCAACACGCAGCCAGTATGCTTGAAGATCTGGGCGTACAATGGGAAGCCCGTGTGGTTTCCGCTCATCGTACTCCGGATTTACTGGAAAAAACCATGCGGGAAGCTGAGCAGGGCGATATCAAGGTGATTATCGCCGGAGCCGGCGGTGCCGCTCACCTGCCCGGCATGCTGGCAGCCTACACCTGGTTACCTGTCTTTGGCGTTCCGGTGCAAAGCAAGCACCTGAAAGGTATGGACAGCTTACTTTCTATCGTACAAATGCCGAAAGGCGTTGCTGTTGGCACACTAGCGATCGGTGAAGCCGGAGCCGCTAACGCCGGCCTTCTGGCCGCTCAGGTACTAGCCACACAGCAGCCTGAAATTGCCGAAAAAGTGAAAGCTTTCCGCGCCACGCAACGAGACAAAGTACTCTCGAATTCTTCTCTGGAGTTACCAAAGTGAATATTCTGATCCTGGGTAACGGTCAGCTAGGGCAAATGCTTGGCCGTTCTGCAGTACATTATGGTCACGCCTGTCTGCTGGTCGATACCAAAACGGATCAGGTTATGCCGGTCGCCGCTTATGAAGCACTGCCAATGAGTTTGCAGCAGGCTGCAGACTGGGCCGATGTGATCAGTTGGGAGCATGAACAATTAGCGCCAGCGCATGTGCAAATATGCGCTGACAAGTTTTTATCGCCTACGGATAAAATACTAATGCTGACCGATCGTCAGCTGGAAAAGCAGCTGTGCGATGATCTTGGCATTGTCACGTCGCCCTGGTCTGCTTTTCAAACCCGTGATGAACTGGCTCAGTTGCTTGCCGATACTCAGCAAGCGGTTGTCATTAAAGCCGCTCAAGGTGGTTATGATGGTCGCAGCCAGTGGCGCTATCAACCGGGCGATGACACCGCACAAATTTTACAGGGAGCCGGTCAGCAACCGGGTATCGTTGAAAATATGATTCCCTTTGAATGCGAGGTCTCTTTAGTGGGTGCTCGTAATGCCGCAGGCACTACCTGCTGCTATCCCCTCGTGGAAAATGTGCATACTCAGGGCATACTGAGTTATACCCTGGCTGGGCTTAGCCAGCTACCAGCGCACCTGCAACAACAGGCAGAACAGGCTTTTCAACGCTTAACCGACGAATTAAGTTACGTAGGCACGCTGGCCATTGAATTCTTTGTCGTTGGCGAAGGAAATGAAGCCCGTTTGCTGGTCAACGAAGTAGCTCCGCGAGTCCATAACTCTGGCCACTGGAGTTTAAGCGGCTGTAACTGCGATCAGTTTGATCTGCATATACGCAGTCTTACCAATACGCCCTATCCCAAACAACTCGCAACGACACCTACCCTGATGGTGAATGTTATCGGCAGCTCTTCTATAGCTGAAGAACTGTGGCAGGACGCCTGCGCGGACCCTTACTGGTACGGAAAGGCTCCTCGCGCAGGGCGTAAGTTAGGCCATGTGAATTTTCAGGTAGACAACAAAGCTAATGCTAAGGGCCTGGCAAGAAAATGGCAAAGCCCTTTACAAAAACTCGCCTAATCGACAAATAATAATCAAATAGCGGTGAACCTTTCGTTCTTTTCGATCGTTTTAACTTCCACCGCTTTTTAATTTTATTATTATGCAAACAAATACGGCTGTCCTTTTTCGTCCTTACCTCAACATTCCTCTGTGGCAATGGTTGTTTCTGATTGCCACTACGTTGGGGTTATCAGCAGCCTCTCGCTTGCTGACTGTATCGGAAGTTGAGTTTTCGGCTATCTGGCCGGCCTCCGGCATATTCCTTGGTGCTGTGCTCGCTTTAGGTAAACGTTCGCTTTGGGTGCTGCTTCCGAGCATGCTTATCTGGTCAATTGCATTGCAAAAGGAACCCTGGTTGCTGGCTCTGACGGGCGCCGTTGGACTGGCGATTGGCAGCTGTGTAGCCAGTTATCTGATTAGCAGCGGTAAGCACTCTGCAGCAAAACAGGGAACACTCTCTCCGCTCCACTACCTACCCAACTTATATTTTAAGGGCGCCATAATCGGCAGTGGCATTTCTTCCCTGATAGGGGCCGCTGGATACGCACTTGCCGTACCCACTGCAACGGACTTCCAATTGCAGAATATATGGCTGGTGTACTGGATACTCGAAGCACTCGGCGTCATTTTGTTCGCCCCATTATTCTTTCTTGTACTGCATCGTCCCCAGCTCAGCCTGCAAGGATTGAAAAAGGACTTCAGTCGCCACCGCTTCATGATCTGGGGCAGTATTGTGATTCTGGTCATTGTTGCTAGTGTCGTTCTCGGCCAAATTGGCAATAACCGCTATGCCCATGTTCTGGCGCTGGCACTTTTCCCGTTGGTGTACTGGTTTGCTACTGAAGGCAGCTCACCCAGCCTGGATTTCATCATACCCAGCTTTGCTATTATTTTTGTTGTTTTCTCTATTCATCAGTGGGCTGGCCGGCCCCCCATTGACGACATTACCGATTTACTGAGAGTTCTGTTGCAGGTTGGTATTCTGGTGGTGATGGCGCAAATAGTCGCCAACATTAATCATCAGCGTCATATATTACTAGAGAGATTCAGACGTCAGGCCTATCAGGACTATCGCACGGGACTTGCCAATGACCGGGGCCTGTACGAAGCTATTGAGAATACCCTGCAACAACACCACAACGGTAGCCATTGGCTGGCTTATATCAGCCTTACTGATATGCATATCATTAAAGAACTCTTAGCCATGGACGGGGCTATTACCATAGAAAGCGTACTAACCCAGCAACTGCAACAGTTTGCACATGATAACGCCGTCATAGCGAGGCTCAGCGAAGGACGTTATGTGGTATTGCTACCTAATGTTACAAAAGCCCAGGCCTGCGATACTATTCAGCACATATACCATGCTTTGAGCAGGCCTGTTGATGAAGCGGGTATGTCCACCGATCTGCGCATAGCTATTGGTGTAACACCGGTTAATGGACAACTTCACAGTGCTCAACAATATATCAGCGTTGCCGTACAGGCACTGAAACAGGCCCAGCAAAAAACGGTCAGTATCCAATGGGTGGCAGATCCTAAAGCCAGTGCCGCAAACCATTACACCTTGCTACACCGTTTTGGTCTGCTTAAAGAAGCCATAGAAAAAAATCAGCTCGAGCTGTTCGCTCAGGAAATTCGAGGTATTAAAAAAAACCATGAAGGTATTAGCTTTGAGGTTCTGGTGCGTATGCGGGATGAAAATAAAGAACTGCTAAGCCCGGCCTATTTCATACCTGCAGCAGAGGCTTTCGGTCTGATGCCTGCGCTGGACCGCTGGGTTATTAAACATAGCCTTGGTTTCCTGGCGGCGAACAGAAAACGTCTGCGGCATATTCAGAAATGCGCTATTAACTTGTCTGGCGCTTCGCTTTCTGATCCAGAACTCGCTAACTATATTGCCCGACAATTAACTAATTTCTCGATTCCTGCTCATAAAATCACTTTTGAAATTACGGAGACGGAAGCTATTCGCAGCAAACAACGCGCTACCGAATTCATTATCGCCATTCATCAGCTTGGCTGCAGAGTCTCATTGGATGACTTTGGAACCGGCCTCGCCTCATTTGAATACCTGCGGCAGTTTCGCTTTGACGAATTAAAAATCGATGGCGTGTTTATTCGACAACTAGCAGAAAACAATGTCGATGAGAGCATTGTTAATGCAATTTGTCAGGTCGCTGCTACTATGCAGTTAAAAACCGTCGCTGAATTTGTTGAAGACGCAGAACTTTGTGAAAAGCTTGCCAGGCTAGGTGTCGATTATGCTCAAGGCTATGGCATTAGCAAACCGAAACCGCTCAGGGAGTTATTTTTAAATGTCGAAACAGCAGAAGTACCTGCTCGCTATTGATCAGGGAACCACGTCCAGTCGCGCCGTTATATATAACGAAAAACTTCAGCCACTTGCGCAACAGGGCAAAGAGTTCAAACAGCACTTTCCGAACAACGGCTGGGTAGAACATGATCCCGAGGATATCTGGGAAACCACGCTGCACAGTTGCCGAGAAGCCATTAAAGAAGCCGAGATTGAAGCCTCTGCGCTCGGTGGTATTGGCATTACCAATCAACGTGAAACCACCTTGTTGTGGGATCGTAAAAACGGTGAAGTCTTACATAAGGCCATCGTCTGGCAGGACCGTCGCACCGCTGATTATTGCCAGCAACTCAAAGATAAGGATCTGGAGCCTTTCTTCCAAAAACGCACCGGACTGCTACTGGATCCCTACTTCTCCGGTACTAAGCTCGCATGGCTGTTAGACAATGTGGAAGGTGCCCGTGAACGGGCTGAAGATGGCGAGCTTTGCTTTGGTACTGTAGACAGTTACCTGTTGTGGCGTTTCACTAAAGGTAAAGTCCACGCAACTGACGCTTCTAATGCTTCACGCACACTGATGATGAATCTGGAAACGCGGGAGTGGGACGGCGAACTGTTAGAAAAATTGAATATTCCGGCCTCACTGCTACCTGAGATTCGCGACAATACCAGCGACTTTGGTTACACCGATAAGGAATGGTTAGGCGCTGAAGTGCCCATTTGTGCCATGGTCGGCGACCAACAGGGCGCTCTGATTGGCCAGGCCTGCATCGAGGCAGGTATGTTAAAAAGCACCTATGGCACCGGCTGTTTTGCGCTGCTGAATACGGGTCAGGACATCATTCGCTCAGACAATCGACTGTTAAGCACTCTGGCCTATCAGCTCGATGGTGAGGCTTATTATGCCCTTGAGGGCAGTATCTTTATGGCTGGGGCTATTATTCAGTGGCTGCGTGATTCCCTTGGTATGTTAGAAGAGGCCGCGGAAAGTGAGGCTCTGGCAGAAGACATCGGTTATGAGCAAAGCGAGATCATGGTTCCTGCATTTACCGGCTTAGGGGCGCCTTACTGGGACCCGGATGCCCGTGCCGCCATCCTTGGCATGACCCGTGACACCTCGCGCGAACACCTGGCAGCTGCGGCGCTGCGCAGTGTTGCCTATCAGAGTCTGGATTTAGTGCACGCCATGCATAACGACGGACAGAAGGTCGAGGCGCTGAGAGTCGATGGTGGCATGACCGAAAATGACTGGTTTTTACAGGCTCTGGCCGACATTACCGGATGTCCGATTGAACGCGCCGCTATCAGTGAGGCGACTTCGTTTGGTGCTGCTTTTCTGGCTGGGTTGCAAAGCGGCATGTTTAAAAAGCTGAGCGACATCAGTGAACTGCATAAAGTAGATAAAACCTTTAAACCTGAGATAAGTTCTGAACAACGCGACAAACTACGCTCAGTTTGGTTAGCCGCAATAGATAAAGTTCGGTAGACTAACTGCCCTTTTTAAATAGCTTCGGATATTCGCTTTGAAAAAATCAGCAGCTGCGGTCGACTTATTTAATCTCGCGAAAGAAGCGATGGCCATGTCCTATTCGCCCTATTCAGGTTTTCCCGTAGGCGCAGCCATACTCAGCGAAAACGGTAAGGTGTTTAGTGCCTGTAACGTCGAAAATGCAGCTTACCCAGAAGGAATATGCGCAGAAGCGGGCGCCATCTCAGCTATGGTATTGGCTGGCGAACGACGCATTAAAGATATTTATGTGATGGGCAACGGGGATGCATTGGTTTCGCCCTGCGGAGGTTGCCGTCAGCGCATTCGTGAATTTGCCGACGAGCACACCCAGGTGCATATCTGCGGCCCGGAAGGCGTGCGCCGTTCCCTTAATATTAACGAGCTGCTACCTTTATCTTTTGGTCCCGAGCATCTGACTCCGCCCAGTAATAAGGAATCCTGATATGTCACATGTTTCAGCAGAACAGCAAGCTCTAGCGGCAAAGGCCATCAGCCTGTTGGACTTAACCAGCCTCAATGACGATGACAACCAACACAGCATTCGCACACTCTGCGAACAGGCTGTAGTGACAGACACCCAGGGCACCCCTCATTCTGTAGCCGCGCTATGCATTTATCCCCGTTTTGTTCCTTTTGCTCGCCAGCAGCTGGACCAGCTTGGTTTCTATCAGGTTCGCCTGGCCACCGTTGCCAACTTCCCTCATGGTCAGTCAGACATTGATATTGCGGTAAAAGAAACCCGGGCCTGTATTGCTTACGGTGCCGACGAAGTCGACCTGGTATTTCCTTATCAGGCTTTTCTCGACGGTGAAGAAAAAGTAGCAGCAAGCTTAATAGCCGCCTGTAAAAGCGAGTGTAACAATAAGGCTCAGCTCAAAGTTATTCTCGAAACCGGTGAGCTAAAAAGCTCCACTGCCATCACTAAAGCCAGCGAGCTGGCTATTTTAGCCGGTGCCGATTTTATCAAGACCTCTACCGGTAAAGTGGCTGTTAATGCTACACCTCAGTCTGCTGAACTGATGCTGCAAGCCATTGCCGCACAACCGCGCGCTGTCGGTTTCAAACCCGCCGGTGGCATTAAGAACCTGGATGATGTGCAAACTTATTTTAAACTGGTTACCGATACCGTCGGCGAAGAGCGTTTAACTCCTGGCTATTTCCGTTTTGGCGCCAGCTCTTTATTAACCAGCTTGAAAAATATTTTGCAAGGTAGCGACACTCAGCCCGACAGCGAGGGATATTAAATCATGCTTCCTCAGGAAATTATCCGCGCTAAGCGCGACGGCAAAACCCTCAGCGACCAGCAGATAGAATTTTTTGTCAAAGGCATCACCAGCAACACAGTCACCGACGGCCAGGTGGCCGCATTTGCAATGGCGGTGTATTTCAATGGCATGAACCTGTCTGAACGCGTCGCTTTGACCCAGCATATGATGCACTCTGGCAGTGTCATGAACTGGGACAGCCTTAACCTGCCAGGCCCTGTGGTCGATAAACATTCCACCGGTGGCGTCAGTGATATGGTCAGCCTGATGTTAGGTCCTATGGTAGCAGCCTGTGGAGGTTACGTGCCGATGATCTCCGGCCGTGGACTGGGACACACCGGTGGTACTTTAGATAAATTTGAAAGCATTCAGGGCTACAGTACCAGCCCCGATATGCAGACCCTGCGCGATGTTGTCAAAGAGGTTGGCGTAGCCATTATTGGCCAGACCGGTGATCTTGCGCCCGCAGACAAACGTTTCTATGGTATCAGAGACGTCACCGCCACCGTGGATTCAATCCCTTTGATTACCGCCTCCATTCTATCTAAAAAACTGGCCGCAGGACTGTCAGCGCTGGCCATGGATGTAAAATCCGGCAACGGTGCTTTTATGGCAACCTATGAGGATGCCAATGCGCTGGCCGAAAGCATTACTAAAGTCGCTAACCAGGCGGGTGTGCGCACGTCGGCAACTATTACCGACATGAACCAGGCATTGGGCAGCAGTGCCGGAAACGCACTGGAAATGGTTGAAGCTGTGGATTACCTGACCGGTAAACGGCGTAATCCGCGTTTACATGAGGTCACCATGGCGCTTTGTTCGCAAATGCTGCTACTGACTGGCCTGGCAAAAAATCAGAACGAAGCTACCCAGGCCCTGCAAAAGGCTCTCGACAGTGGTGCCGCGGCAGAACGTTTTGCTAAGATGGTGGCGGCACTGGGAGGCCCGACTGACTTTATTGAAAAGCCGATGCGCAGCATGCCGGTAGCGCCGGTTATACTGCCTGTTCACAGTGCCCACAGCGGTTATTTACAGGAAGTGCAAACCCGTGATTTAGGTCTGGTTGTGGTTGAACTGGGCGGCGGCCGTACTGACCCCGCGGCTCCTGTCGACCATGCGGTCGGGCTGAGCCAGCTTCCTGCGGTAGGTGACCGTATTGAAGCGGGAGAACCGCTGGCGATGGTACATGCACGGGATCAAGCCAGTGCTGAAAAAGCATCCGAACAACTGCTGAACAGCCTTACGCTCGGCAAGGAGAAACCCGGCCAGCAAACCGTGGTCTATAAAACTATCAACCCGGAACAAGCGGCCGGACTTACTGTTAACTAAGAAC carries:
- the deoC gene encoding deoxyribose-phosphate aldolase, which gives rise to MSHVSAEQQALAAKAISLLDLTSLNDDDNQHSIRTLCEQAVVTDTQGTPHSVAALCIYPRFVPFARQQLDQLGFYQVRLATVANFPHGQSDIDIAVKETRACIAYGADEVDLVFPYQAFLDGEEKVAASLIAACKSECNNKAQLKVILETGELKSSTAITKASELAILAGADFIKTSTGKVAVNATPQSAELMLQAIAAQPRAVGFKPAGGIKNLDDVQTYFKLVTDTVGEERLTPGYFRFGASSLLTSLKNILQGSDTQPDSEGY
- the deoA gene encoding thymidine phosphorylase, producing MMLPQEIIRAKRDGKTLSDQQIEFFVKGITSNTVTDGQVAAFAMAVYFNGMNLSERVALTQHMMHSGSVMNWDSLNLPGPVVDKHSTGGVSDMVSLMLGPMVAACGGYVPMISGRGLGHTGGTLDKFESIQGYSTSPDMQTLRDVVKEVGVAIIGQTGDLAPADKRFYGIRDVTATVDSIPLITASILSKKLAAGLSALAMDVKSGNGAFMATYEDANALAESITKVANQAGVRTSATITDMNQALGSSAGNALEMVEAVDYLTGKRRNPRLHEVTMALCSQMLLLTGLAKNQNEATQALQKALDSGAAAERFAKMVAALGGPTDFIEKPMRSMPVAPVILPVHSAHSGYLQEVQTRDLGLVVVELGGGRTDPAAPVDHAVGLSQLPAVGDRIEAGEPLAMVHARDQASAEKASEQLLNSLTLGKEKPGQQTVVYKTINPEQAAGLTVN